The following proteins are encoded in a genomic region of Ostrea edulis chromosome 7, xbOstEdul1.1, whole genome shotgun sequence:
- the LOC125655482 gene encoding complement C1q tumor necrosis factor-related protein 3-like isoform X1 yields the protein MIFYINCSTTRMNTKGLLMFAMLLCVVIFTDADSRKPKVFLQDYTSYKNVCREMDWEPRCNKQPPKGYFGKVVAFHAVLTNDLQNVPKNTILKLGSVQTNEGGGYNPTTGKFTAPTDGVYSFSWTYHTNKGSVAYVGGYVDGKQTVYIGIYGQASTWKSTSGHLVVKLTKGKQFWIQVTIGNIQWLSGGYTFLSGYKLSGC from the exons ATGATTTTCTACATTAATTGCAGCACTACAAGAATGAATACAAAGGGACTGCTGATGTTCGCTATGCTCCTGTGTGTTGTGATATTTACGGACGCTGACTCCCGGAAACCGAAAGTCTTTCTCCAAGACTATACCAGCTACAAAAATGTCTGTCGTGAAATGGATTGGGAACCAAGATGCAACAAGCAACCGCCTAAAG GTTATTTTGGAAAGGTTGTTGCTTTTCATGCTGTTCTCACTAACGATCTGCAAAATGTACCAAAAAACACAATATTGAAACTTGGCAGTGTCCAAACAAACGAAGGAGGAGGATACAATCCAACAACAGGTAAATTCACTGCTCCTACAGACGGCGTCTACTCGTTTTCGTGGACCTACCATACAAACAAAGGATCCGTTGCTTACGTGGGTGGATATGTGGATGGTAAACAGACTGTATATATTGGAATTTACGGTCAGGCAAGTACCTGGAAGAGCACGTCAGGCCACCTCGTCGTTAAACTAACAAAAGGGAAACAATTCTGGATTCAAGTTACCATTGGAAATATCCAATGGCTAAGTGGTGGATACACTTTCCTTTCCGGCTACAAATTGTCTGGTTGTTAA
- the LOC125655482 gene encoding complement C1q tumor necrosis factor-related protein 3-like isoform X2 has translation MNTKGLLMFAMLLCVVIFTDADSRKPKVFLQDYTSYKNVCREMDWEPRCNKQPPKGYFGKVVAFHAVLTNDLQNVPKNTILKLGSVQTNEGGGYNPTTGKFTAPTDGVYSFSWTYHTNKGSVAYVGGYVDGKQTVYIGIYGQASTWKSTSGHLVVKLTKGKQFWIQVTIGNIQWLSGGYTFLSGYKLSGC, from the exons ATGAATACAAAGGGACTGCTGATGTTCGCTATGCTCCTGTGTGTTGTGATATTTACGGACGCTGACTCCCGGAAACCGAAAGTCTTTCTCCAAGACTATACCAGCTACAAAAATGTCTGTCGTGAAATGGATTGGGAACCAAGATGCAACAAGCAACCGCCTAAAG GTTATTTTGGAAAGGTTGTTGCTTTTCATGCTGTTCTCACTAACGATCTGCAAAATGTACCAAAAAACACAATATTGAAACTTGGCAGTGTCCAAACAAACGAAGGAGGAGGATACAATCCAACAACAGGTAAATTCACTGCTCCTACAGACGGCGTCTACTCGTTTTCGTGGACCTACCATACAAACAAAGGATCCGTTGCTTACGTGGGTGGATATGTGGATGGTAAACAGACTGTATATATTGGAATTTACGGTCAGGCAAGTACCTGGAAGAGCACGTCAGGCCACCTCGTCGTTAAACTAACAAAAGGGAAACAATTCTGGATTCAAGTTACCATTGGAAATATCCAATGGCTAAGTGGTGGATACACTTTCCTTTCCGGCTACAAATTGTCTGGTTGTTAA